Proteins from a genomic interval of Anatilimnocola floriformis:
- a CDS encoding DUF1559 domain-containing protein translates to MKNRPQHRTAFTLVELLVVIAIIGVLVALLLPAVQAAREAARRMQCSNNVRQIGIGLHNFHDTYQTLPPGRIKEYGSTLPSQAHIKFSIPGVGTTDQRHSWAVFLLPFIEQKNLADKYSLQIDWRVAPNEKVYAEHVKCFSCPSTPQPKRFDDFTSNGVTVHAACGDYGLANEINSEELFNRALIDEQSAKLPYGVMLLNGRPGPDLAVLITAGKRDANEYNRLHNFKDITDGLSNTMWIVEDAGRPFAYITGQKKSTLANVQGGAWADDENEFTLDGYHPNGMTKFGPCAVNCSNDNEIYGFHPAGANVLFGDGSVRLLQANTDIRIVSRFITRSGGELVP, encoded by the coding sequence ATGAAAAACCGCCCTCAGCACAGAACGGCTTTTACGCTCGTTGAATTGCTCGTCGTCATCGCCATCATCGGTGTCCTCGTGGCACTGTTGCTGCCCGCCGTCCAAGCTGCGCGCGAGGCTGCACGGCGAATGCAGTGTTCCAACAATGTGCGGCAGATCGGCATTGGGCTGCACAATTTTCACGATACGTATCAGACGTTGCCGCCAGGTCGCATCAAGGAATATGGCAGCACGCTCCCGTCGCAGGCGCATATCAAGTTCAGCATTCCTGGCGTGGGAACGACTGACCAGCGGCACAGCTGGGCAGTTTTTCTACTGCCGTTCATCGAGCAGAAGAACCTCGCCGACAAATACTCACTGCAAATCGACTGGCGCGTCGCGCCGAATGAAAAGGTCTATGCCGAACATGTGAAATGCTTCTCGTGCCCTTCGACGCCGCAGCCGAAACGCTTCGACGATTTCACCAGCAACGGCGTGACCGTGCACGCCGCCTGCGGCGACTACGGCCTGGCCAATGAAATCAACTCCGAGGAGCTCTTCAATCGTGCCTTGATCGACGAACAATCGGCCAAACTGCCTTACGGCGTCATGCTGCTCAACGGCCGTCCTGGTCCTGACCTGGCCGTGCTGATCACGGCTGGCAAACGCGATGCGAACGAATACAACCGGTTGCACAATTTCAAAGACATCACCGACGGGCTATCGAACACCATGTGGATCGTCGAAGATGCGGGTCGGCCCTTCGCCTACATCACGGGTCAAAAAAAATCGACACTGGCCAACGTGCAAGGTGGCGCCTGGGCCGACGATGAGAACGAATTCACGCTCGATGGTTATCATCCCAACGGCATGACCAAGTTCGGCCCGTGTGCGGTCAACTGCAGCAACGACAACGAGATCTACGGCTTTCATCCAGCCGGCGCCAACGTTCTCTTCGGCGATGGTTCGGTCCGGCTGCTGCAAGCCAATACCGACATCCGCATCGTCTCCCGCTTCATCACCCGCAGCGGCGGCGAACTCGTACCGTAG
- a CDS encoding DNRLRE domain-containing protein, translated as MLNQIAQLFAARKQNRRQSSARARRRDFFGLQRRNAQIERLEAREVMDATPHHIAAANINVQQNDPGNAATSVTITTPYSFNDFRIRGGNRADYDVQIGPSATDDVAGGILMTSIRNNGRDNGEVNSVPPEPDTAAGVQYGISAVSATATGYSIPVFNTSNAVNVADNEGIEYNFDLSAAYFPYADGWIGGIARRADGANGSATALNDQLIGSPGLTFGAHYTNTVAGQSTVDLRSMGIDSTKDGVLLVNGAKNENNFALSRANADGTWTVFVKGHNQDGTSYEQDPVAFVYAPLSNTNVVVGKFRGGANNITMQNAPFTVTNPSTGTYRLTIPGHSPADGVLIISAEGGAGNNIDNPVSFVANGNSWDIQTRDLPNMGLQNIDAADNVVSFVFIPGPTPGVNVTPSTGLLTTESGGTATFAVKLDTAPTADVTIDLSSSNTAEGTISVNQLTFTPANWNIAQNVTVTGQDDAAADGSIDYSIVTSAAVSSDPNYNNRAVVDITVTNADNEPGVTFNPPTGLTTTEAGGTRTFTVRLNTAPIADVTIGLTSSNINEGTISVPSLTFTAANWNTPQTVTITGVNDAIDDGDITYSIVTAPAVSSDPLYNNFNAPDLSVVNIDNDTAGIIVNPSTAVTLTEAGTTSNFSVVLTSQPTANVTINVVSTDTTEGTVSTGALVFTAANWNTPQTVTITGVNDLVGDGNIAFSIVTTVTTTDAIYAAMNPDDIAVTTNDNDPFLAIATGAVLYGVGTPAISIDSLMTLTDPLTANYNNYQLVVSLTANANVDDRIEIRNYGTAAGQVGVSGSNVSVGGTVVGTFAGGSGSTPLTLTLNTAATPARVQAVLRALTYRSVNANPPQTVRTASIVINGLGGVTSNVVTRNINVGLMRATELQQGVDRGTGVYDGQVDIEISQANPTTPRPAGNGTELLVDWDASGATAQILLKFGNLFGNGPGQIPLGATIVSAELLVNVINSGDGGRLFRMVSPWNENTETWNSFGSNVFPRNGIQGVNADDLEARSTADSEWGLVDGSGASGTGIVSIGVTNDLAAWANGEANEGWLIDGWTNNGDGTSFSPSEATNALLRPRLKVQWLPAGVSSTSFRQGANGYNGAQDLSLQQANADVPSSTDFTLGVDYPAPANAWQTLLRFDDLVGTNAGQIPPGSYVHAASLVLASTTGNAMGDGGAFYRMLQSWDGNSTWNSFVNGISANGVEAATTFTTQAGYPDLSGMVQGGFNPFDVTADVQAWVNGALPNNGWAVLPWTNGSDGWFFGSSEILIEKSRPTLKVFYSTPGVTITPTSGLFTSEAGDSATFTVVLDTPPTANVTIPLSSNDTTEGTIGQSSLIFTPANWNIPQTVTIAGVNDLLADGNIAYSIVTGAATSADQFYNGFNPADVSVINTDNETPGVTVQPLFGLVTNENGGTATFTIVLNFPPTANVTVGLSSSDTTEGSVPASVVFTPANWSTPQTVTVTGVNDSQIDGSVAYQIITANTVSTDLSYNNLPVADVSVTNEDNDVAGVIFTPSSGLQTTEIGGTATFTAVLATQPTADVTFNLSSSNSNEGNPSVSFLTFTSANWNVPQTVTLTGTMDGDSDGAVGYTIITSPISSSDPNYNNFNPADVTATNLDSRPILTWLEGTKVYGHGEAGVLVDFQATIVDLDSPNFNNGNLTIQTTSGTTVDDRLEIRNVGTGAGQIGISGSNVTFGGVTIGTFTGGSGFSPLVITLNSSATIAATQALLRNITFREVSSTFANSTRTISATLNDGAGSTSLPISKTIVVGMRRTTSFQNGADVGNGAYAGTADIQISQANPATAYPTGATAEGLGVVGSATAASQTLLRFDNIFGNGPGQIPLGSIITSAYLDLDVNNDGNGPVFRRMLTGWDANTSTWNSLTNGIQADDIEARSTFGSTLNNAAGTGATTGVGTVSVGVTTDLQAWSNGAANNGWAIMPFAASASDEIRFSASEAVTLADRPKLRIEWIPAGAASSSFRQGVNGYTGMTDIAITPTATAATGVDLFTDYAGSAPSSEILFRFDNIIGAGALPAGTKVYAAVLTLPGTGSVDTVGDGGTMHMMLQPWTATTTWASLGGDGVSANGFEAAITPSAIAGTLAAGSNAQPGYNNYDVTADVQSWLDGTNTNNGWAWLPWTGGTNGWGISSSETTVVTNRPMLTVYFEGVPNVAPVNTAPAGPIASFEDANVPFTGGNALSVSDADVGQSLTTTVSVTGTTVGTFTANNGGGAAVVTGTGTASITLTGLPTDITTALATLIFVPAANRDTTSGATTITMTTSDGIAIDSDTFNVTLTGINDRPSFTATNPPAVNEDAAAVSIANWAVFNPGPNETSQTVVSYNITNLTNTSLFSAGPTIGTNGTLQYTPAANAFGTATFDLTVTDSGGNANGGQPTSTVQSFTITVNSVNDAPSFTKGADQNVAFNAPQQTITGWASSISFGPANEGPQTVTFLVTPANPALFLTQPAIDSTGTLTFRPQTGASGSTTVTVIAQDNGGGTNQSASQTFTITIGAAPTNAPPTLTAISNLTINEDAGLQTVNLSGISYGGDTPAQTIAITAVSDNPSLIANPAVNYTSPNATGSLTFTPVANQSGTATITVTVRDSGLDLIAGNSDDGTVVRTFTVTVNSVNDAPTLTIGGNQTMNEDAPAQTVNGFVSSSSAGPSNESTQTLTYIVNATNSALFATAPSISATGVLTYTPAANANGVSTITVTAVDNGGTANTGVDTSTPQVFTITINSVNDAPSFTKGSDLLIPFNSPAQTIPGWATAISPGAPNESTETLTFTVTNNNPSLFSVAPAISSNGTLTFTHQPGQQGSATITVRLNDNGGIANGGVDQSATQTFVITVDAPVNGLPTINAIPNLPLLEDAGAQTINLGGITAGGEVQDLQVTATSSNPTLIANPTVTYASPGTTGSLAFTPVANGSGTSVITITVRDAGFNLTLGDADDGITTTTFTVNVAAVNDPPDASDGSFTTLAGNPVSGTLVATDVDGPALTFSLVNTPLLGGLTSFNPATGAFTYTPAPNAVGLDIFTFRVTDGTNSDTATVRITIQPIVPTVEAVGGDLNIRGTPGSDNVIVSKATGNNALVRLQSGSYSMAATLPLTGMIHVETGAGADTIMIAGLTGPTYLDAGPDNDYVSGAMGDDTIIGGSGSDQINASGGNNVIWGDVPGEQNLAAGGDDILSSLDGNDVMYGGGGNDQLFPGAGDDYVYGGQGDDISSGGMGNDRLYGGSGNDVLNGDAGDDIVVGNAGNDLLMGSEGNDLLIGGTGLDDVNGNGGSDVLVGSSTTNETSSLAGDANDLALLALLTTWNTSHTPGLLSSVIAADDGANDLLNGQTGDDDFYASATDLLSDINASAMGTDRLFN; from the coding sequence ATGCTCAATCAGATTGCTCAATTGTTCGCAGCCCGCAAGCAAAACCGCCGTCAATCCAGCGCCCGCGCCCGCCGCCGGGATTTTTTTGGCTTGCAGCGCCGTAACGCACAAATCGAACGACTCGAAGCGCGAGAAGTGATGGATGCGACGCCGCATCACATTGCCGCAGCCAATATCAACGTGCAGCAGAATGATCCGGGGAATGCGGCTACCTCGGTGACGATTACGACTCCCTACTCGTTCAACGATTTTCGCATTCGCGGCGGCAATCGCGCCGATTACGACGTGCAAATCGGCCCGAGCGCCACCGACGACGTGGCCGGCGGCATCTTGATGACGAGCATTCGCAATAACGGCCGCGACAACGGCGAAGTGAATAGCGTTCCCCCCGAGCCTGACACCGCGGCTGGCGTGCAGTACGGCATTTCGGCTGTTTCGGCGACAGCGACGGGCTACTCCATTCCTGTTTTCAACACGTCGAACGCCGTGAATGTCGCTGACAACGAAGGGATTGAATACAACTTCGATCTGTCGGCCGCCTACTTTCCCTATGCCGATGGCTGGATCGGCGGCATCGCCCGACGTGCTGATGGCGCCAACGGCAGCGCTACTGCGCTCAACGATCAGTTGATTGGCTCACCCGGGCTCACGTTTGGTGCGCACTACACCAACACGGTTGCAGGGCAATCGACGGTCGACTTGCGCTCGATGGGTATTGACTCGACAAAGGACGGCGTGCTGCTGGTCAATGGCGCCAAGAACGAAAACAACTTCGCGCTGTCGCGAGCCAATGCCGATGGTACCTGGACGGTCTTCGTCAAAGGTCATAATCAAGATGGAACCAGCTATGAACAAGATCCGGTGGCGTTCGTCTATGCACCGCTGTCGAACACCAATGTAGTCGTCGGCAAGTTTAGGGGGGGCGCCAATAACATCACGATGCAGAACGCACCGTTTACGGTGACGAATCCCTCGACGGGAACTTACCGCCTGACGATCCCAGGGCACTCGCCGGCCGATGGCGTGCTGATCATTTCAGCGGAAGGTGGCGCCGGCAACAACATCGACAATCCCGTGTCTTTCGTGGCCAACGGCAATAGCTGGGATATTCAAACCCGCGATTTGCCTAATATGGGTTTGCAAAACATCGATGCGGCCGACAACGTCGTGTCGTTTGTGTTCATCCCAGGCCCGACGCCGGGCGTGAATGTGACGCCGAGCACTGGTTTGCTCACTACAGAAAGCGGCGGCACGGCGACGTTTGCGGTGAAGCTTGATACCGCGCCGACGGCTGATGTGACGATCGATTTGTCCTCGAGCAATACGGCCGAAGGAACCATTTCGGTCAACCAGCTGACGTTCACGCCGGCGAATTGGAACATCGCGCAGAATGTAACGGTCACGGGTCAGGACGACGCCGCCGCTGACGGCTCGATTGACTATTCCATTGTCACCTCGGCTGCCGTTAGTTCCGATCCGAATTACAACAACCGCGCGGTGGTTGATATCACGGTGACCAACGCCGACAACGAGCCGGGGGTCACGTTCAATCCGCCGACTGGTCTGACCACAACCGAAGCCGGCGGCACGCGGACGTTCACGGTGCGACTCAACACGGCGCCGATTGCCGATGTGACGATCGGGCTGACTTCGAGCAACATCAATGAAGGAACGATTTCGGTTCCGAGCCTGACGTTCACGGCAGCCAATTGGAACACGCCGCAAACAGTCACGATCACCGGCGTGAATGATGCGATTGATGATGGCGATATCACCTACAGCATCGTCACCGCGCCGGCTGTTTCCAGCGATCCGCTGTACAACAATTTCAACGCTCCCGATCTGTCGGTGGTCAACATCGACAACGACACGGCGGGGATTATTGTCAACCCAAGCACCGCCGTGACGCTGACCGAAGCCGGCACGACATCGAACTTCAGTGTGGTTCTCACGAGCCAGCCGACCGCGAACGTGACCATCAACGTTGTTTCGACCGACACGACCGAAGGTACGGTCAGCACCGGCGCGCTGGTGTTTACGGCGGCGAATTGGAACACGCCGCAAACGGTCACGATCACGGGCGTGAATGATCTTGTCGGCGATGGCAATATCGCGTTTTCCATCGTCACGACGGTGACGACCACCGATGCGATTTACGCAGCGATGAATCCCGACGACATTGCGGTTACGACGAATGACAACGATCCCTTCCTGGCGATCGCCACGGGGGCTGTGCTGTATGGCGTTGGCACGCCGGCGATCTCTATCGATTCGCTGATGACGCTGACCGATCCGCTGACCGCGAATTACAACAACTATCAACTAGTGGTCTCGCTGACTGCCAACGCGAATGTCGATGATCGGATCGAGATTCGCAACTACGGCACGGCAGCGGGACAAGTCGGAGTCTCTGGCAGCAATGTGTCTGTCGGCGGAACCGTCGTGGGGACGTTTGCCGGCGGCAGCGGTTCCACACCGCTCACGCTGACCCTCAACACGGCCGCTACTCCGGCGCGAGTGCAAGCGGTGTTGCGAGCGCTGACTTATCGCAGCGTGAACGCCAATCCGCCGCAGACGGTGCGTACGGCTTCGATTGTGATCAACGGCTTGGGCGGCGTCACCAGCAACGTGGTCACGCGCAACATCAACGTCGGTTTGATGCGGGCGACCGAGCTTCAGCAAGGCGTCGATCGAGGAACGGGCGTTTATGACGGACAGGTGGATATCGAAATCTCGCAGGCCAATCCGACGACGCCGCGCCCGGCTGGCAACGGCACTGAACTGCTCGTTGACTGGGATGCCTCGGGAGCAACCGCCCAGATCCTGCTGAAATTCGGCAATCTGTTTGGCAATGGTCCGGGGCAGATTCCGCTGGGTGCCACGATCGTTTCGGCAGAACTGCTGGTGAACGTCATCAATTCCGGTGACGGCGGCAGGCTCTTTCGCATGGTCAGCCCTTGGAATGAAAACACCGAAACCTGGAACTCGTTCGGCAGCAATGTCTTCCCGCGCAACGGCATTCAGGGTGTGAACGCCGATGATCTGGAAGCCCGTTCCACGGCTGACTCGGAATGGGGTCTGGTCGACGGCTCGGGAGCTTCGGGCACAGGCATCGTTTCGATTGGCGTGACCAACGATTTGGCGGCCTGGGCCAATGGCGAAGCCAACGAAGGTTGGTTGATCGATGGTTGGACCAACAACGGCGACGGCACGTCGTTCAGCCCGTCGGAAGCGACGAATGCGCTGCTGCGGCCACGTCTGAAAGTGCAATGGCTGCCAGCCGGAGTGAGCAGTACGAGCTTCCGCCAAGGGGCGAATGGTTACAATGGTGCGCAAGATCTCTCGCTGCAGCAGGCCAACGCCGATGTGCCATCATCGACGGATTTTACGTTGGGTGTCGACTACCCTGCGCCTGCCAATGCCTGGCAAACACTGCTGCGATTCGATGATCTGGTGGGAACCAATGCGGGGCAGATTCCTCCCGGTTCTTACGTGCATGCTGCCTCGCTGGTGCTTGCCAGCACCACGGGCAATGCGATGGGCGACGGCGGTGCTTTCTATCGCATGTTGCAGTCCTGGGATGGAAACTCGACCTGGAACTCGTTCGTAAACGGCATTTCGGCGAATGGCGTCGAAGCAGCGACCACGTTCACCACGCAGGCTGGCTACCCCGATCTGTCGGGCATGGTGCAGGGTGGCTTCAATCCGTTTGATGTCACTGCCGACGTGCAGGCCTGGGTCAACGGAGCGCTTCCCAATAACGGTTGGGCAGTTCTGCCGTGGACGAACGGCTCGGATGGTTGGTTCTTTGGTTCCTCAGAAATTTTGATCGAAAAATCCCGCCCCACACTCAAGGTGTTTTACAGCACGCCCGGTGTGACGATCACGCCGACGTCGGGACTGTTTACGAGCGAAGCCGGCGACAGCGCGACGTTCACCGTGGTGCTCGATACGCCGCCGACCGCCAATGTCACCATTCCGTTGTCGTCGAACGATACGACCGAGGGAACCATTGGTCAGTCGAGCCTGATCTTCACTCCCGCCAACTGGAATATTCCGCAGACGGTGACGATCGCTGGTGTGAACGATTTGCTCGCCGATGGCAACATTGCGTACAGCATTGTCACTGGCGCGGCGACCAGCGCCGATCAGTTCTACAACGGCTTCAATCCCGCCGACGTGAGCGTCATCAACACCGACAACGAAACACCCGGCGTGACCGTGCAGCCGTTGTTCGGCCTGGTGACCAACGAAAACGGCGGCACGGCGACGTTCACCATTGTGCTCAACTTCCCGCCGACAGCGAACGTGACGGTCGGCTTGTCGTCGAGCGATACGACCGAAGGTTCGGTTCCCGCGAGCGTGGTCTTCACGCCGGCGAATTGGAGCACGCCGCAGACGGTGACCGTGACGGGCGTCAACGACTCGCAGATCGACGGTTCGGTGGCTTATCAGATCATCACGGCGAACACCGTCAGCACCGATCTCAGCTACAACAACTTGCCGGTCGCCGACGTGAGCGTGACCAATGAAGACAACGATGTGGCAGGCGTGATCTTCACGCCGAGCAGTGGTTTGCAAACCACCGAAATCGGCGGCACGGCCACGTTCACTGCCGTGCTGGCAACGCAACCGACTGCCGATGTCACCTTCAACTTGTCTTCGAGCAATAGCAACGAAGGAAATCCTTCGGTGTCATTCCTCACCTTTACCTCTGCCAACTGGAACGTGCCGCAGACAGTCACGTTGACAGGGACGATGGATGGGGACAGCGATGGCGCGGTGGGTTACACCATCATCACGAGCCCCATCTCGAGCAGCGATCCCAATTACAACAACTTCAATCCCGCCGATGTAACCGCGACCAATCTCGATTCGCGACCGATTCTCACCTGGCTGGAAGGAACCAAGGTCTACGGCCACGGCGAGGCTGGCGTGCTCGTCGATTTTCAGGCGACGATCGTCGATCTCGACTCGCCGAATTTTAATAACGGCAACCTGACGATCCAAACCACCTCGGGCACCACGGTCGACGATCGGCTCGAAATTCGGAACGTGGGAACGGGCGCTGGACAGATCGGCATCTCGGGGAGCAACGTGACATTCGGTGGTGTGACCATCGGCACGTTCACGGGGGGCTCGGGATTTTCGCCGCTGGTGATTACGCTCAACAGCTCGGCCACGATCGCCGCCACACAAGCGCTGCTGCGAAACATCACCTTCCGCGAAGTGAGCAGCACGTTCGCCAACAGCACGCGAACGATTTCGGCGACGCTCAACGACGGCGCGGGGAGCACGAGCTTGCCGATCAGCAAGACGATCGTCGTCGGCATGCGTCGGACCACGTCATTCCAGAATGGAGCTGACGTCGGCAATGGTGCTTACGCGGGGACTGCGGATATTCAAATCTCGCAAGCCAATCCCGCGACCGCTTATCCCACGGGCGCGACGGCCGAAGGACTCGGCGTGGTCGGCAGCGCGACGGCAGCTTCGCAAACGCTGCTGCGGTTCGACAATATCTTCGGCAACGGCCCAGGACAGATTCCGCTGGGCTCGATCATCACCTCGGCTTATCTCGATCTGGATGTGAACAACGACGGCAACGGCCCGGTGTTCCGCCGCATGCTCACCGGCTGGGATGCCAATACCTCGACCTGGAACAGCCTGACGAACGGCATTCAAGCCGATGACATTGAAGCTCGCAGCACCTTCGGCTCGACGCTGAATAACGCGGCCGGCACGGGCGCCACGACAGGCGTGGGCACGGTCAGCGTGGGTGTGACGACCGACCTGCAAGCCTGGTCGAATGGCGCAGCCAACAACGGCTGGGCGATCATGCCCTTTGCCGCCTCGGCCAGCGATGAGATCCGCTTCAGCGCTTCCGAAGCCGTTACGCTTGCCGATCGGCCGAAGTTGCGAATCGAATGGATTCCTGCCGGCGCGGCCAGCAGCTCCTTCCGCCAAGGCGTGAATGGTTACACGGGCATGACCGACATCGCGATCACACCGACGGCAACTGCTGCCACGGGTGTCGATCTGTTTACCGACTATGCGGGCTCGGCTCCTTCGTCAGAGATCTTGTTCCGCTTCGACAACATCATCGGCGCGGGCGCATTGCCAGCCGGCACCAAGGTCTACGCTGCCGTTCTCACGCTGCCGGGCACTGGCTCTGTCGACACAGTCGGCGATGGCGGCACGATGCACATGATGCTGCAACCCTGGACGGCGACCACCACCTGGGCTTCGCTGGGCGGCGACGGCGTTTCGGCGAACGGGTTCGAAGCGGCGATCACACCGTCGGCAATCGCGGGGACTTTGGCCGCGGGCTCCAATGCTCAGCCAGGTTACAACAACTACGACGTGACTGCCGATGTGCAAAGCTGGCTCGATGGAACCAACACCAACAACGGTTGGGCCTGGCTTCCTTGGACTGGCGGCACGAACGGCTGGGGGATTTCGTCCAGCGAAACCACCGTCGTAACGAACCGGCCGATGTTGACGGTCTATTTCGAAGGGGTGCCAAACGTCGCGCCGGTAAATACCGCGCCGGCGGGACCGATTGCCAGCTTCGAAGACGCCAACGTGCCGTTCACCGGCGGCAACGCCCTGAGCGTGAGCGATGCCGATGTGGGACAGAGCCTGACGACGACTGTCTCGGTGACGGGAACCACCGTCGGCACCTTCACGGCGAACAACGGCGGCGGCGCTGCCGTTGTGACCGGCACGGGGACGGCATCGATCACTCTCACTGGCCTGCCAACCGATATCACCACTGCCCTCGCAACGCTCATCTTCGTCCCGGCTGCGAATCGCGATACGACTTCCGGCGCGACGACAATCACCATGACGACCAGCGACGGCATTGCCATCGATAGCGATACGTTCAACGTCACGCTGACCGGCATCAACGATCGGCCGAGTTTCACTGCGACGAATCCGCCTGCCGTCAACGAAGATGCAGCCGCGGTTTCGATTGCCAACTGGGCCGTGTTCAATCCGGGACCGAACGAAACTAGCCAAACGGTGGTTTCGTACAACATCACCAATTTGACGAATACCTCGCTGTTCTCGGCCGGGCCGACGATCGGCACCAACGGTACGCTGCAGTACACGCCAGCCGCGAATGCCTTTGGCACGGCGACTTTCGACCTGACCGTCACCGATAGCGGCGGCAACGCCAATGGCGGACAACCGACGAGCACGGTGCAATCTTTCACGATCACCGTCAACTCGGTGAACGACGCGCCGAGCTTCACCAAGGGCGCCGATCAAAACGTCGCCTTCAACGCGCCGCAGCAAACCATCACCGGTTGGGCTTCGTCGATTTCGTTCGGCCCAGCCAACGAAGGGCCGCAAACGGTGACGTTCCTCGTCACGCCGGCCAATCCCGCGCTGTTCCTCACGCAACCGGCGATCGACAGCACCGGCACCCTCACCTTCCGTCCGCAGACGGGCGCTTCGGGATCGACGACGGTCACGGTGATCGCACAAGACAACGGCGGCGGCACGAACCAGAGTGCTTCGCAGACCTTTACGATCACGATCGGCGCTGCACCCACGAATGCCCCGCCGACGCTCACCGCAATCAGCAATCTGACGATCAACGAAGACGCAGGGCTGCAAACGGTGAACCTCAGCGGCATCTCCTATGGCGGCGATACTCCCGCGCAAACGATCGCGATTACGGCAGTCAGCGACAATCCGTCGTTGATTGCGAATCCGGCGGTGAACTACACGTCGCCGAATGCCACTGGCAGCTTGACCTTCACGCCGGTTGCCAACCAGAGCGGAACGGCGACCATTACCGTTACGGTGCGCGATTCGGGACTCGATCTCATTGCGGGGAACTCCGATGACGGCACGGTCGTTCGAACCTTCACCGTAACGGTGAACAGCGTGAACGACGCGCCGACGCTGACGATTGGCGGCAATCAAACGATGAACGAAGACGCGCCGGCACAAACGGTGAATGGTTTTGTCAGCAGCAGTTCGGCTGGTCCGTCGAACGAATCGACCCAAACGTTGACCTACATCGTCAATGCGACGAACAGCGCGTTGTTTGCCACGGCACCGAGCATCTCGGCGACGGGAGTCCTCACCTATACGCCGGCCGCCAACGCCAATGGTGTGTCGACGATCACGGTCACTGCAGTCGACAACGGCGGCACGGCCAATACCGGTGTTGATACGAGCACGCCGCAAGTTTTCACCATTACCATCAACAGCGTGAACGACGCGCCGAGCTTCACCAAGGGAAGTGACCTGCTGATTCCGTTCAACTCGCCCGCTCAAACCATTCCAGGTTGGGCCACGGCGATTTCGCCCGGTGCGCCGAACGAATCGACGGAAACGCTGACGTTCACCGTCACCAACAACAACCCATCGCTCTTCAGCGTCGCGCCGGCGATCTCCAGCAACGGCACACTGACATTCACGCATCAACCGGGTCAGCAAGGTTCGGCGACAATCACGGTTCGCCTGAATGACAACGGTGGCATCGCGAATGGCGGTGTCGATCAGAGCGCGACACAAACGTTTGTGATCACGGTCGATGCGCCGGTCAACGGCTTGCCAACGATCAATGCGATTCCCAATCTGCCGCTGCTCGAAGACGCCGGCGCGCAGACGATCAATCTCGGCGGCATCACGGCGGGTGGCGAAGTGCAGGACCTGCAGGTCACTGCGACCAGCAGCAATCCCACGCTGATCGCCAATCCTACGGTGACTTACGCCTCGCCCGGCACGACCGGTAGTCTGGCGTTCACGCCGGTGGCAAACGGCAGCGGCACGTCGGTCATCACCATTACGGTTCGCGACGCCGGTTTCAATCTCACGCTGGGCGACGCCGACGACGGCATCACAACGACCACCTTCACGGTCAATGTCGCCGCCGTCAACGATCCGCCGGATGCGAGCGACGGTTCGTTCACCACGCTGGCCGGCAATCCTGTCAGCGGCACGCTCGTGGCGACCGACGTCGACGGCCCGGCACTGACCTTCAGCCTGGTGAACACGCCCCTGCTCGGCGGTTTGACTTCCTTCAATCCAGCCACCGGCGCGTTCACTTACACTCCCGCGCCGAATGCGGTCGGCCTCGATATTTTTACCTTCCGCGTCACCGACGGTACGAACAGCGACACGGCTACGGTTCGCATCACTATTCAGCCGATTGTTCCCACCGTGGAAGCAGTCGGCGGCGATTTGAACATTCGCGGCACTCCTGGTTCAGACAACGTCATTGTCTCGAAGGCGACCGGCAATAACGCGCTCGTTCGCCTGCAGAGCGGCAGTTACAGCATGGCAGCCACCTTGCCGCTGACCGGGATGATTCATGTCGAAACCGGCGCTGGAGCCGATACCATCATGATCGCCGGTCTGACCGGACCGACCTATCTCGATGCAGGTCCTGACAACGACTATGTGTCGGGCGCGATGGGCGATGACACGATCATCGGCGGCAGTGGCAGCGACCAGATCAACGCCAGCGGCGGCAACAACGTGATCTGGGGCGATGTCCCCGGCGAGCAGAACCTGGCCGCTGGCGGCGACGACATCCTCAGCAGCCTGGATGGCAACGACGTGATGTATGGCGGCGGCGGCAACGATCAACTCTTTCCGGGCGCTGGCGACGACTACGTCTACGGCGGCCAGGGAGATGACATCTCCAGTGGTGGCATGGGGAACGATCGTCTTTACGGCGGCAGCGGCAACGACGTGCTCAACGGCGACGCCGGCGACGACATCGTGGTCGGCAACGCGGGCAACGATCTGCTGATGGGAAGCGAAGGAAACGATCTGCTCATCGGCGGCACCGGACTGGACGACGTCAATGGCAACGGCGGCAGCGACGTGCTGGTGGGCAGTAGCACGACGAACGAAACCAGCAGCTTGGCCGGCGATGCCAACGATCTGGCCCTGCTCGCGCTCCTGACCACCTGGAATACTTCGCATACACCAGGCCTGCTGAGTAGCGTGATCGCTGCTGACGACGGCGCGAACGATTTGCTCAACGGCCAAACCGGTGACGACGATTTCTATGCCAGCGCGACCGATCTGCTCTCGGACATCAACGCGAGCGCCATGGGAACCGATCGATTGTTCAACTGA